From the genome of Pseudomonas yamanorum, one region includes:
- the cbiE gene encoding precorrin-6y C5,15-methyltransferase (decarboxylating) subunit CbiE: MSPWLTVVGIGEDGFKGLGRNARHALLRASRIVGGQRQLDLLPVCIRGERQLWPSPFSLEPVLARRGEAVCVLASGDPMFYGVGASLARQVPADELLILPAPSSVSLAAARLGWPLQDVVTLSVVARPLAALNAHLASGVRLLVLSNDGQSPAAMAAQLAERGFGASRLRVFEHLGGPDERRIDGIARDWPGEPIAALNLMAIDCVADANTARLSRLAGLPDSAFKHDGQLTKRDVRAMTLARLAPMPGELLWDVGAGSGSIGIEWMRAHSSCRALAIEADEGRQLLIEHNRDALGVPGLQLIRGTAPHALAGLEAPDAIFIGGGVTRDGVLDTCWQHLRPGGRLVANAVTLQSEMTLMAWREQYGGELTRIHVAQAQPLGDFDTWRQALPITLLEVIKPL; this comes from the coding sequence ATGTCGCCCTGGCTGACGGTAGTAGGCATCGGTGAAGACGGCTTCAAGGGCCTGGGCAGAAACGCCCGGCACGCCCTGTTGCGCGCCTCGCGCATTGTTGGCGGCCAGCGCCAGCTGGACTTGTTGCCGGTATGTATCCGTGGCGAACGCCAGCTGTGGCCGAGCCCGTTTTCCCTGGAACCGGTGCTGGCCAGGCGCGGTGAAGCGGTGTGCGTGCTGGCCAGCGGCGATCCGATGTTCTATGGCGTGGGCGCGAGCCTGGCGCGGCAGGTGCCCGCCGATGAGCTGCTGATTCTGCCGGCGCCTTCGTCGGTGTCATTGGCGGCGGCGCGTTTGGGCTGGCCGTTGCAGGACGTAGTGACGCTGTCGGTGGTTGCCCGGCCGTTGGCGGCGCTGAATGCGCACCTGGCCAGCGGCGTGCGTTTACTGGTGCTGAGCAATGACGGCCAGAGCCCGGCGGCGATGGCGGCGCAGTTGGCTGAGCGTGGCTTTGGCGCAAGTCGTCTGAGGGTGTTTGAACACCTCGGCGGGCCGGATGAGCGGCGCATCGACGGCATCGCCCGGGATTGGCCAGGTGAACCGATTGCCGCGTTGAATCTGATGGCCATCGACTGCGTGGCCGACGCCAACACAGCCCGCCTGTCACGCCTGGCGGGGCTGCCGGACTCGGCCTTCAAGCACGATGGCCAACTGACCAAACGTGACGTGCGCGCCATGACCCTCGCCCGCCTCGCGCCGATGCCCGGCGAACTGCTGTGGGACGTGGGCGCGGGCAGCGGCTCCATCGGGATCGAATGGATGCGCGCCCACTCCAGTTGCCGCGCGCTGGCGATCGAAGCCGATGAAGGTCGGCAACTGTTGATCGAACACAACCGTGACGCACTCGGCGTCCCAGGCCTGCAGTTGATTCGCGGCACCGCGCCCCACGCACTCGCTGGCCTGGAAGCGCCCGACGCCATCTTCATCGGCGGAGGCGTCACCCGCGACGGCGTGCTCGACACCTGCTGGCAACACCTGCGCCCCGGCGGCCGGCTGGTGGCCAACGCCGTGACCCTGCAAAGCGAAATGACCCTGATGGCCTGGCGCGAACAATACGGCGGCGAACTGACCCGCATTCATGTGGCCCAGGCCCAGCCACTGGGGGACTTTGATACCTGGCGCCAGGCGCTGCCGATCACCCTGCTGGAAGTGATCAAGCCGCTATGA